One part of the Arabidopsis thaliana chromosome 1 sequence genome encodes these proteins:
- the TLP7 gene encoding tubby like protein 7 (tubby like protein 7 (TLP7); CONTAINS InterPro DOMAIN/s: Tubby, C-terminal, conserved site (InterPro:IPR018066), Tubby, C-terminal (InterPro:IPR000007); BEST Arabidopsis thaliana protein match is: tubby like protein 3 (TAIR:AT2G47900.2); Has 954 Blast hits to 946 proteins in 118 species: Archae - 0; Bacteria - 0; Metazoa - 352; Fungi - 19; Plants - 468; Viruses - 0; Other Eukaryotes - 115 (source: NCBI BLink).) yields MPLSRSLLSRRISNSFRFHQGETTTAPESESIPPPSNMAGSSSWSAMLPELLGEIIRRVEETEDRWPQRRDVVTCACVSKKWREITHDFARSSLNSGKITFPSCLKLPGPRDFSNQCLIKRNKKTSTFYLYLALTPSFTDKGKFLLAARRFRTGAYTEYIISLDADDFSQGSNAYVGKLRSDFLGTNFTVYDSQPPHNGAKPSNGKASRRFASKQISPQVPAGNFEVGHVSYKFNLLKSRGPRRMVSTLRCPSPSPSSSSAGLSSDQKPCDVTKIMKKPNKDGSSLTILKNKAPRWHEHLQCWCLNFHGRVTVASVKNFQLVATVDQSQPSGKGDEETVLLQFGKVGDDTFTMDYRQPLSAFQAFAICLTSFGTKLACE; encoded by the exons ATGCCTTTGTCACGGTCCCTCCTTTCGCGGAGGATCTCGAACTCTTTTAGGTTTCATCAGGGAGAGACAACGACGGCACCGGAATCCGAATCGATTCCTCCGCCGTCGAATATGGCCGGTTCTTCGTCATGGTCGGCGATGCTCCCTGAATTATTAGGCGAGATCATTCGTCGCGTGGAGGAGACTGAGGACCGTTGGCCTCAACGTCGTGATGTAGTTACTTGCGCTTGCGTTTCTAAGAAATGGAGAGAAATCACTCACGATTTCGCTAGATCCTCTCTTAACTCTGGCAAAATTACTTTCCCTTCTTGCCTCAAATTG CCAGGTCCTAGAGACTTTTCTAATCAGTGCTTGATAAAGAGGAACAAGAAGACATCAACGTTTTACTTGTATCTTGCTCTAACACCAT CATTCACTGATAAGGGAAAGTTTCTTCTGGCGGCGCGGAGGTTTAGGACCGGTGCTTACACTGAGTACATCATATCACTTGATGCTGATGATTTCTCTCAAGGAAGTAATGCCTACGTCGGAAAATTAAG ATCAGATTTTCTTGGGACCAACTTTACAGTATACGATAGCCAACCACCACACAACGGAGCAAAACCTTCAAATGGCAAAGCCAGTCGCAGATTTGCATCAAAGCAGATAAGCCCTCAAGTTCCAGCAGGCAACTTTGAAGTCGGTCATGTTTCTTATAAATTCAACCTTTTGAAATCAAGAGGTCCAAGAAGAATGGTAAGCACACTCCGATGCCCATCACCATcaccttcatcatcatccgcTGGACTCTCGTCTGACCAAAAGCCATGTGATGTAACCAAGATAATGAAAAAACCCAACAAGGATGGTTCCAGCTTGACAATACTAAAGAACAAAGCTCCTAGATGGCACGAGCACTTGCAGTGCTGGTGTCTGAACTTCCATGGACGAGTTACTGTTGCTTCGGTCAAGAACTTTCAGCTGGTTGCGACCGTTGACCAAAGTCAACCGAGCGGTAAAGGCGATGAAGAAACAGTTCTTCTACAGTTTGGTAAAGTGGGAGATGACACTTTCACTATGGATTATAGACAGCCTCTCTCTGCATTTCAGGCTTTTGCTATCTGTCTCACAAGTTTCGGCACTAAACTTGCCTGCGAGTGA
- a CDS encoding Pentatricopeptide repeat (PPR) superfamily protein gives MFDEMPQYRCQRTVKSLNSLLSALLKCGELEKMKERLSSIDEFGKPDACTYNILIHGCSQSGCFDDALKLFDEMVKKKVKPTGVTFGTLIHGLCKDSRVKEALKMKHDMLKVYGVRPTVHIYASLIKALCQIGELSFAFKLKDEAYEGKIKVDAAIYSTLISSLIKAGRSNEVSMILEEMSEKGCKPDTVTYNVLINGFCVENDSESANRVLDEMVEKGLKPDVISYNMILGVFFRIKKWEEATYLFEDMPRRGCSPDTLSYRIVFDGLCEGLQFEEAAVILDEMLFKGYKPRRDRLEGFLQKLCESGKLEILSKVISSLHRGIAGDADVWSVMIPTMCKEPVISDSIDLLLNTVKEDGPLSAMPQC, from the coding sequence atgttcgacgaaatgcctCAATACCGTTGCCAACGCACTGTGAAATCTTTGAACTCTCTGTTGAGTGCGCTTTTAAAGTGCGGTGAGTTGGAGAAAATGAAGGAACGTCTTTCGAGTATTGATGAGTTTGGTAAGCCTGACGCTTGTACTTACAATATACTGATCCATGGATGTTCTCAGAGCGGGTGTTTCGATGATGCCTTGAAGCTATTCGATGAAATGGTCAAGAAAAAAGTGAAGCCCACTGGTGTTACCTTTGGGACGTTGATTCACGGGTTGTGCAAGGATTCGAGGGTGAAGGAAGCACTGAAGATGAAGCACGATATGTTAAAAGTGTATGGAGTGCGTCCCACGGTACACATTTATGCGTCGTTGATTAAAGCGCTTTGTCAAATTGGTGAATTGAGTTTTGCGTTTAAGCTTAAGGATGAGGCGTACGAAGGAAAGATTAAAGTAGACGCAGCTATATACTCTACGTTGATTAGCTCACTTATAAAAGCTGGAAGGTCGAATGAGGTATCGATGATTTTGGAAGAAATGAGTGAAAAAGGATGCAAACCTGATACAGTGACTTACAATGTACTAATTAACGGGTTCTGTGTTGAGAATGATTCCGAATCAGCTAATCGAGTCTTGGATGAAATGGTTGAAAAGGGCTTGAAACCAGATGTTATAAGCTACAACATGATACTTGGTGTCTTTTTTAGAATCAAAAAATGGGAAGAAGCTACTTACTTGTTTGAAGATATGCCCAGAAGAGGTTGCAGCCCTGATACCTTATCGTATAGGATAGTTTTCGATGGGCTTTGCGAAGGTTTACAATTCGAAGAAGCTGCAGTTATCTTAGACGAAATGCTTTTCAAAGGTTATAAGCCTCGCAGGGATAGGCTAGAGGGATTTCTGCAAAAGCTATGTGAGAGTGGAAAGTTGGAGATTCTGAGTAAAGTTATTAGTAGCTTGCATAGAGGGATTGCTGGTGATGCAGATGTGTGGTCGGTTATGATACCTACAATGTGCAAAGAACCCGTGATATCGGATTctattgatttgttgttgaaCACAGTAAAGGAAGATGGTCCTTTATCAGCAATGCCACAATGCTAG
- a CDS encoding F-box associated ubiquitination effector family protein (F-box associated ubiquitination effector family protein; CONTAINS InterPro DOMAIN/s: F-box associated domain, type 1 (InterPro:IPR006527), F-box associated interaction domain (InterPro:IPR017451); BEST Arabidopsis thaliana protein match is: F-box and associated interaction domains-containing protein (TAIR:AT1G58090.1); Has 194 Blast hits to 194 proteins in 3 species: Archae - 0; Bacteria - 0; Metazoa - 0; Fungi - 0; Plants - 194; Viruses - 0; Other Eukaryotes - 0 (source: NCBI BLink).), which yields MEICTGQLIIPKLVSISSKWLDFSKETLKMFCILPCKAKKSTTHTRILSIYKGDRFSVMEQCKRTREIEIWVTKNKIGNGDDGNDVVWIKFMTVSIPNFPMVLCHNSTSYFVDDSISGKSFVLCFSTKKPKQAWVYIVRGDLCKKIKIDEVVCTFQSCAYVPSLISIP from the coding sequence ATGGAAATTTGTACTGGACAGCTTATAATTCCAAAACTGGTCAGTATTTCATCCAAATGGCTCGATTTTTCCAAAGAGACATTAAAGATGTTCTGTATTCTACCATGTAAGGCGAAGAAAAGTACTACTCATACTCGTATCCTCTCTATTTACAAAGGAGATCGGTTTTCAGTGATGGAACAATGCAAAAGAACAAGGGAGATTGAGATTTGGGTGACAAAGAATAAAATTGGTAATGGGGATGATGGAAACGATGTTGTGTGGATTAAGTTCATGACTGTCTCAATACCTAACTTCCCCATGGTACTTTGTCATAATTCTACAAGTTACTTCGTCGATGATAGTATCTCTGGGAAGAGCttcgttttatgtttttctacCAAGAAACCTAAACAAGCTTGGGTCTATATTGTGAGGGGAGATCTGTGCAAAAAGATTAAGATAGATGAAGTTGTATGTACGTTCCAATCCTGTGCCTATGTTCCCAGTTTGATCTCCATTCCTTGA
- a CDS encoding Pentatricopeptide repeat (PPR) superfamily protein (Pentatricopeptide repeat (PPR) superfamily protein; CONTAINS InterPro DOMAIN/s: Pentatricopeptide repeat (InterPro:IPR002885); BEST Arabidopsis thaliana protein match is: rna processing factor 2 (TAIR:AT1G62670.1); Has 42827 Blast hits to 13568 proteins in 292 species: Archae - 4; Bacteria - 35; Metazoa - 401; Fungi - 615; Plants - 40434; Viruses - 0; Other Eukaryotes - 1338 (source: NCBI BLink).), with product MSAVKSVSSFRLASLLRRENDPSAAMKLFRNPDPESTNPKRPFRYSLLCYDIIITKLGGSKMFDELDQVLLHLKTDTRIVPTEIIFCNVINFFGRGKLPSRALHMFDEMPQYRCQRTVKSLNSLLSALLKCGELEKMKERLSSIDEFGKPDACTYNILIHGCSQSGCFDDALKLFDEMVKKKVKPTGVTFGTLIHGLCKDSRVKEALKMKHDMLKVYGVRPTVHIYASLIKALCQIGELSFAFKLKDEAYEGKIKVDAAIYSTLISSLIKAGRSNEVSMILEEMSEKGCKPDTVTYNVLINGFCVENDSESANRVLDEMVEKGLKPDVISYNMILGVFFRIKKWEEATYLFEDMPRRGCSPDTLSYRIVFDGLCEGLQFEEAAVILDEMLFKGYKPRRDRLEGFLQKLCESGKLEILSKVISSLHRGIAGDADVWSVMIPTMCKEPVISDSIDLLLNTVKEDGPLSAMPQC from the coding sequence ATGTCCGCCGTGAAATCTGTCTCTTCCTTCAGGCTCGCCTCTCTCCTCCGCCGTGAGAATGATCCTTCCGCCGCCATGAAGCTTTTCCGAAACCCTGATCCAGAATCAACGAACCCAAAAAGGCCCTTCAGATACTCGCTTCTTTGCTACGATATCATCATCACGAAACTTGGTGGCTCCAAGATGTTTGACGAGCTAGATCAGGTACTTCTCCACCTCAAGACCGATACTCGTATCGTTCCTACAGAGATTATATTTTGCAATGTGATCAATTTCTTTGGCCGTGGAAAATTACCCAGTCGTGCACTCCACatgttcgacgaaatgcctCAATACCGTTGCCAACGCACTGTGAAATCTTTGAACTCTCTGTTGAGTGCGCTTTTAAAGTGCGGTGAGTTGGAGAAAATGAAGGAACGTCTTTCGAGTATTGATGAGTTTGGTAAGCCTGACGCTTGTACTTACAATATACTGATCCATGGATGTTCTCAGAGCGGGTGTTTCGATGATGCCTTGAAGCTATTCGATGAAATGGTCAAGAAAAAAGTGAAGCCCACTGGTGTTACCTTTGGGACGTTGATTCACGGGTTGTGCAAGGATTCGAGGGTGAAGGAAGCACTGAAGATGAAGCACGATATGTTAAAAGTGTATGGAGTGCGTCCCACGGTACACATTTATGCGTCGTTGATTAAAGCGCTTTGTCAAATTGGTGAATTGAGTTTTGCGTTTAAGCTTAAGGATGAGGCGTACGAAGGAAAGATTAAAGTAGACGCAGCTATATACTCTACGTTGATTAGCTCACTTATAAAAGCTGGAAGGTCGAATGAGGTATCGATGATTTTGGAAGAAATGAGTGAAAAAGGATGCAAACCTGATACAGTGACTTACAATGTACTAATTAACGGGTTCTGTGTTGAGAATGATTCCGAATCAGCTAATCGAGTCTTGGATGAAATGGTTGAAAAGGGCTTGAAACCAGATGTTATAAGCTACAACATGATACTTGGTGTCTTTTTTAGAATCAAAAAATGGGAAGAAGCTACTTACTTGTTTGAAGATATGCCCAGAAGAGGTTGCAGCCCTGATACCTTATCGTATAGGATAGTTTTCGATGGGCTTTGCGAAGGTTTACAATTCGAAGAAGCTGCAGTTATCTTAGACGAAATGCTTTTCAAAGGTTATAAGCCTCGCAGGGATAGGCTAGAGGGATTTCTGCAAAAGCTATGTGAGAGTGGAAAGTTGGAGATTCTGAGTAAAGTTATTAGTAGCTTGCATAGAGGGATTGCTGGTGATGCAGATGTGTGGTCGGTTATGATACCTACAATGTGCAAAGAACCCGTGATATCGGATTctattgatttgttgttgaaCACAGTAAAGGAAGATGGTCCTTTATCAGCAATGCCACAATGCTAG